From a single Petroclostridium xylanilyticum genomic region:
- a CDS encoding IS110 family transposase encodes MNQVPVAGIDVGKRFSEMAILSPSNQVYARIRINHDAYSNFDRAFELLRKAEKEFAAKPVVVMESTGHYHKILFQALNKNGYEVCVINPIQSDSIKNIRVRKVKNDKVDARKIALLYRFEQLKTTNIPHEDVDCLRSLCRHYYKLSDQLTAYKNRLLGIVDQLFLSFTDVFKDISSCTALAILEKYPTPEDILKADRQELISLIQKTARKNIKWATRKYESLCSKASNFNPLSINSIANVAMLKANIAMIKTLMQSLDEAVEAIHELLDKDASKDMPVLSLTIELLCSIPGIGLLTAATIVAEIGDFSAFPKPDKLVAYFGIDPSVTQSGQFEGTENKMSKRGPRLLRRVVFTTALANVRKKRNGQEHNPILYEFYRKKCLSKPKKVALGAVMHKLVTIIFAVLRDRKPFVLRKPEEHAKMLVAKNSAA; translated from the coding sequence ATGAATCAAGTACCTGTTGCCGGGATCGATGTTGGTAAGAGATTTTCAGAGATGGCGATTCTCTCGCCTTCCAACCAAGTCTATGCCCGCATTAGGATTAACCATGACGCATATTCCAACTTTGACAGAGCTTTCGAACTCCTTAGAAAAGCGGAAAAGGAGTTTGCAGCAAAGCCTGTCGTCGTCATGGAATCCACCGGCCATTACCACAAAATCCTTTTCCAAGCCCTTAATAAGAATGGATATGAGGTTTGCGTCATAAACCCCATCCAATCTGATTCTATCAAAAATATCAGGGTTAGGAAAGTAAAAAATGATAAGGTGGATGCCAGAAAAATTGCTTTACTGTATCGTTTCGAACAGCTTAAAACCACTAATATTCCTCATGAAGATGTCGATTGCCTAAGAAGTCTTTGCCGCCACTACTACAAGCTTTCTGACCAGCTTACTGCCTATAAGAACAGGCTCTTGGGTATTGTTGATCAACTTTTCTTAAGCTTTACCGATGTCTTCAAGGATATTTCTTCCTGTACTGCACTGGCGATTCTTGAGAAGTATCCCACACCTGAGGATATCCTCAAAGCCGATAGACAGGAACTGATTTCTCTTATACAGAAGACCGCCAGGAAAAACATTAAATGGGCTACACGTAAATATGAATCGCTTTGTTCCAAGGCTAGCAATTTCAACCCCTTGAGCATTAATTCCATTGCCAATGTTGCAATGCTTAAAGCCAACATCGCAATGATTAAAACCTTGATGCAATCTCTGGATGAGGCAGTTGAGGCTATTCACGAGCTCTTGGACAAGGATGCCTCAAAGGACATGCCGGTTCTATCTCTGACTATCGAACTACTGTGCTCAATCCCCGGAATCGGACTTCTGACTGCAGCTACTATAGTGGCTGAAATCGGAGATTTTAGTGCTTTCCCCAAGCCAGACAAATTGGTTGCTTACTTCGGTATAGACCCGTCAGTTACACAATCAGGCCAATTTGAAGGCACTGAAAACAAAATGTCCAAACGGGGTCCGAGGCTGCTTAGAAGGGTAGTTTTCACAACCGCCCTGGCAAATGTACGTAAGAAACGCAATGGCCAGGAGCATAATCCGATATTGTATGAATTCTACCGCAAAAAGTGCCTTAGCAAGCCTAAAAAGGTGGCTCTGGGTGCTGTAATGCATAAACTGGTTACAATCATCTTTGCTGTTTTAAGAGACAGAAAGCCGTTTGTTTTAAGAAAGCCCGAGGAACATGCAAAAATGCTTGTAGCAAAGAATTCGGCAGCTTAA
- a CDS encoding copper amine oxidase N-terminal domain-containing protein: MKKFILCFSLCLLVLFFAAPFSYAADDILESPNVKIIIDGKTDTYTDVPIILNGRTLLPLRAVLTNLGVQNDDQHIIWNGSEQSVTIYKNSAKIYLKVNSKEAYVNDAPVILDVSPILYKGRTYIPARFVAQSLGKKVVWDGSLNAVLIRDESEFNKIKEILDKSDAAMNSLKKAKFNMDMNMSMAQTGFNMNFDIGMRGEVDKTKKVMYLSMNMPFFGQDKNIESYFSDNMQYTMNPLTGEWEAETLPPEEYEELFNENDNTSVLDVNDALCAGLLIANGANTDEILLKGNVYMDEILNKANKDKNISEYKIVQSYIEISINKNTYLVNKLYMDMNGTMVAENAELQFSAKVTCTYSDLNGDFEIILPDFDGIAIPGETEQNTL; the protein is encoded by the coding sequence ATGAAAAAATTTATTCTATGTTTTTCTCTATGTTTACTTGTCCTATTTTTTGCTGCACCCTTTAGTTATGCAGCGGATGACATCCTTGAAAGTCCAAATGTAAAGATAATTATTGATGGAAAAACCGATACATATACAGATGTCCCTATTATACTAAATGGTAGGACATTATTGCCTCTGAGGGCTGTCTTAACCAATCTCGGTGTTCAAAATGATGACCAGCATATTATATGGAATGGTTCTGAACAAAGTGTAACCATCTATAAGAATTCTGCAAAAATATATCTGAAAGTGAACAGTAAAGAGGCATATGTTAATGATGCTCCAGTAATCCTGGATGTCTCCCCTATCCTTTACAAGGGTAGGACCTATATTCCTGCAAGATTCGTTGCCCAGAGCCTTGGTAAAAAGGTTGTTTGGGACGGTTCCCTAAATGCAGTATTAATCAGGGATGAGAGTGAGTTTAATAAAATAAAGGAAATCCTTGATAAATCGGATGCTGCTATGAATTCACTAAAAAAAGCCAAGTTTAATATGGATATGAACATGTCAATGGCTCAAACAGGATTCAATATGAATTTTGATATTGGCATGAGAGGCGAAGTAGATAAGACAAAGAAAGTAATGTACCTCTCCATGAATATGCCTTTCTTTGGCCAGGACAAAAATATAGAATCATACTTCAGCGATAACATGCAATATACAATGAACCCCTTGACCGGTGAGTGGGAGGCTGAAACACTTCCCCCGGAAGAATATGAAGAATTGTTCAACGAAAATGACAATACATCAGTTCTAGATGTCAATGATGCCCTTTGTGCCGGTCTACTCATAGCAAATGGGGCAAATACTGATGAAATCCTGTTAAAAGGTAATGTCTATATGGATGAAATCCTTAATAAAGCTAATAAGGACAAAAATATATCTGAATATAAGATAGTCCAATCCTATATTGAAATCTCTATTAATAAAAATACCTACCTGGTAAACAAATTATACATGGATATGAATGGAACAATGGTTGCTGAAAATGCAGAACTGCAATTTTCAGCAAAGGTTACCTGCACCTACAGTGATTTAAACGGAGATTTTGAGATAATACTTCCTGATTTTGATGGAATAGCAATTCCTGGAGAGACCGAACAAAACACGCTTTAA
- a CDS encoding glycosyltransferase family 39 protein, with translation MKIIKNKWKLVYILLSAFFLRLLIAPVIQGHPTDIYCFKFKSWANHAASVGLSKASYPYATVNAFNLFALFGGNWVSGSTKVMFLSYEIWGYIFIVGIVAFSLYIYFKSEDVSRFYFISMFIITAVFVIIAKMHERYLFPAVVLAVITYIYTRDKRILYLLAGLSFTHFVNVAYVLLCNAKGVYQIPRFDGVLMFISAVNVIFLACMAKVGLDIYIKRKYLILDTNFVEKREKQRGILNRKDFLLLGILTLIYSVIAFYNLGSFRAPQTFWKPARMGESFYVDFGETKNIERVYYFGGIGKGKYEVDFSEDARIWENITNIYHEDSKIYIWNILKKSFRARYVKLTVTEAGARLNELVFFEKNSRKPLEVKSIIITDTDPTTAGNPGKLFDEQNTVTYEPSFMNGMYFDEIYHARTAYEHLYQIEPYESTHPPLGKIFIAIGIALFGMTPLGWRVVGTLFGIGMIPLMYVFAKELFNKTEYAFFAAFLMAFDFMHFTQTRIATIDVYGVFFIILMYYFMYRYYYMNCQELFLYITNNNENSLSSGFTGFTPHSPLFTPHYFHMNFYSIEFRRTLIPLGLSGLSFGLGIASKWICLYGGVGLALIFFTTLYKRYKEYSYAKRRLRDASVKAGKPAVERLRYVVRIFPSYSRNTILWCMLFFIVIPFIIYFLSYIPFMIVPGPGHGPMDVVTYQIHMYNYHKTLKASHPFSSPWWQWPLIIRPVWYYGGQEHLGADKMSSIVAMGNPAIWWTGIPAVFAAAVMSMKNRDSRMYIVLVGLASQYIPWVLVPRLTFMYHFFASVPFVILCIAYVIMRIKERYPHYGYIIYGYMTVVLGVFVMFYPVLSGTVVDKAYVTRFLRWLPSWIFY, from the coding sequence ATGAAGATAATAAAGAATAAATGGAAACTGGTATACATCCTTCTATCTGCATTTTTTCTGAGGTTATTAATAGCACCTGTTATTCAAGGCCATCCTACAGATATTTACTGTTTTAAATTTAAATCATGGGCAAACCATGCAGCATCAGTAGGATTATCTAAGGCATCCTATCCCTATGCTACTGTCAATGCGTTTAATTTATTTGCGTTGTTTGGTGGAAACTGGGTGTCCGGCTCTACAAAAGTGATGTTTCTCTCCTATGAGATATGGGGCTACATATTTATAGTAGGAATCGTTGCTTTTTCTTTATATATCTATTTCAAAAGTGAAGATGTATCCAGGTTTTATTTTATAAGTATGTTTATTATTACTGCTGTATTTGTCATAATAGCAAAGATGCACGAACGCTATCTGTTCCCTGCAGTAGTACTTGCTGTTATAACCTATATATATACAAGGGATAAGAGGATTTTATACTTACTAGCTGGACTTAGTTTTACCCATTTTGTAAATGTAGCTTATGTGCTGCTATGCAATGCAAAAGGGGTTTACCAGATTCCACGGTTTGATGGTGTACTGATGTTTATATCAGCGGTGAATGTAATTTTTTTGGCCTGCATGGCTAAAGTAGGATTAGATATTTATATAAAACGAAAGTACCTGATTTTGGATACTAATTTTGTAGAAAAGAGAGAAAAACAAAGAGGGATACTTAATAGAAAGGATTTTTTATTATTGGGAATTCTCACTCTAATATATTCAGTCATAGCATTTTATAACCTGGGTTCCTTTAGAGCTCCTCAAACCTTTTGGAAGCCGGCCAGGATGGGAGAGAGTTTTTATGTTGATTTCGGAGAAACAAAAAATATTGAAAGGGTCTACTATTTTGGAGGCATTGGAAAGGGAAAGTATGAAGTTGATTTTTCGGAAGATGCTCGAATATGGGAGAATATTACGAATATCTATCATGAAGATTCAAAAATATATATTTGGAATATTTTAAAGAAAAGCTTTCGTGCAAGATATGTAAAGTTGACAGTTACAGAAGCAGGGGCCAGGCTTAATGAGCTTGTTTTTTTTGAAAAGAATAGCCGCAAGCCTTTAGAAGTTAAGTCTATTATAATAACAGATACAGACCCGACAACTGCAGGGAATCCTGGAAAACTATTTGATGAGCAGAATACAGTTACATATGAACCATCATTCATGAACGGGATGTATTTTGATGAGATATATCATGCGAGAACAGCTTATGAGCATCTGTATCAAATTGAACCTTATGAATCAACCCATCCACCTCTTGGTAAAATTTTTATTGCTATTGGCATCGCTTTGTTTGGAATGACCCCCTTGGGGTGGAGGGTTGTCGGTACCTTATTCGGAATAGGGATGATTCCCCTGATGTATGTGTTTGCAAAAGAACTTTTTAATAAAACTGAATATGCCTTTTTTGCAGCATTTTTAATGGCTTTTGATTTTATGCATTTTACCCAGACAAGAATTGCGACTATAGATGTATACGGGGTATTTTTTATTATATTAATGTATTATTTTATGTACAGATATTATTATATGAACTGCCAAGAACTGTTTCTATATATCACAAATAATAATGAAAATAGTTTGAGCAGCGGCTTCACGGGTTTTACTCCCCACTCCCCACTATTTACTCCTCACTATTTTCATATGAACTTTTACAGTATTGAATTCAGGAGGACTTTAATTCCTTTGGGACTTTCAGGCTTGTCTTTTGGTTTAGGGATAGCAAGTAAATGGATTTGTCTTTATGGGGGAGTAGGGTTGGCGCTCATATTTTTCACAACACTATATAAAAGATATAAAGAATACAGCTATGCAAAGCGACGCTTGAGAGATGCTTCTGTAAAAGCAGGCAAGCCGGCTGTAGAAAGATTAAGATATGTCGTAAGAATATTTCCATCATATAGTAGAAATACTATACTATGGTGCATGTTGTTTTTTATCGTGATACCATTCATCATTTACTTTTTATCCTATATACCCTTTATGATAGTACCGGGACCAGGCCACGGGCCTATGGATGTAGTAACCTACCAGATACATATGTATAACTATCATAAAACGCTGAAGGCGAGCCATCCGTTTTCTTCCCCATGGTGGCAGTGGCCGCTTATTATAAGGCCTGTATGGTATTATGGAGGGCAGGAACATTTAGGCGCAGATAAGATGTCCAGTATTGTGGCAATGGGAAATCCGGCAATTTGGTGGACAGGTATTCCGGCAGTATTTGCAGCAGCGGTTATGAGTATGAAAAATAGGGATAGCCGTATGTATATTGTATTGGTAGGGCTTGCTTCACAATACATACCATGGGTGCTGGTGCCGAGGCTGACATTTATGTATCATTTTTTTGCCAGTGTGCCTTTTGTTATTCTGTGTATAGCGTATGTAATTATGAGAATAAAAGAAAGGTATCCCCATTATGGATATATAATTTACGGATACATGACTGTAGTGCTTGGTGTGTTTGTCATGTTCTATCCCGTTCTATCGGGTACAGTAGTAGACAAAGCCTACGTAACAAGATTTTTGAGATGGCTGCCGAGTTGGATATTCTATTAG
- a CDS encoding DDE-type integrase/transposase/recombinase: MCCVLGKHSPRKYYDEPVKKPYRKLVVDEMPIIKTLEKLDYKKLIADQLKATGKLITPVKRRKPSTVPETITCPRCNAPHDYLYDNTGGRGQYLCKVCECTFNKKNYYLKNLLFCCPHCGKVLTQQKQRKDFNIHKCKNPKCPYYLNKLNSMSAEEKLRYEANPHDFKLHYIYREFNIDFEPLAKKASQPNTVNLSRLSVSPHILGLILTYYVNFGMSSRQTAALMREVHGVSVSHQSVLNYADAVARNIKPFIDNYKYSPSGSICGDETYIKVNGKWHYVFFIFDAVKKIILSYPVSPNRDTVTAIKALDDTLSKFENIPDDLTLIFDGNPIYILAQHYFAQYGIHFDIKQVIGLSNDDPVSEEYRPLKQIIERLNRTFKRDYRPTNGFNSFDGSVSFLTLFVAYFNFLRPHSTLEGKVPVVLEELSALPNMPARWQILIKMSQAYIKTQQSA, translated from the coding sequence ATGTGTTGCGTTCTTGGCAAACACTCTCCCCGCAAGTATTACGATGAGCCTGTTAAAAAACCCTACCGTAAGCTTGTGGTAGATGAAATGCCTATTATTAAAACCCTTGAGAAACTTGATTACAAAAAGCTTATTGCTGATCAGCTTAAAGCTACTGGCAAACTCATTACCCCAGTGAAGAGAAGGAAACCTTCTACTGTCCCTGAAACTATAACCTGCCCCAGATGTAATGCCCCTCATGATTACCTGTACGATAATACAGGTGGCAGAGGTCAGTATTTATGCAAGGTTTGTGAGTGTACCTTCAATAAGAAGAACTACTATCTCAAAAACCTTTTATTCTGCTGCCCTCACTGTGGTAAGGTTCTTACTCAACAAAAGCAGCGTAAGGACTTTAATATCCATAAGTGTAAGAATCCTAAATGTCCATATTACCTTAACAAACTTAACTCAATGTCTGCTGAAGAAAAGCTACGTTATGAAGCTAATCCCCATGACTTTAAGCTGCACTACATCTATAGAGAGTTTAATATTGATTTTGAACCTCTTGCAAAGAAAGCCTCGCAGCCCAATACTGTGAATTTATCAAGATTATCTGTTTCTCCTCACATTCTTGGTCTTATCCTTACCTACTACGTAAACTTCGGTATGTCTTCAAGGCAGACTGCTGCATTGATGCGTGAAGTCCATGGTGTAAGTGTTTCCCACCAATCGGTACTAAACTACGCAGATGCTGTTGCCCGTAATATTAAGCCTTTTATCGACAACTACAAGTATAGCCCGTCTGGCTCCATCTGTGGCGACGAGACGTATATCAAGGTTAATGGTAAATGGCATTATGTGTTCTTCATCTTTGATGCGGTAAAAAAGATTATTCTCTCTTATCCGGTATCTCCTAATCGAGATACTGTTACTGCTATCAAGGCATTGGACGATACCCTATCCAAATTTGAAAACATACCTGATGATCTTACTCTAATCTTTGATGGTAACCCCATCTATATACTAGCTCAGCATTACTTCGCCCAATACGGTATTCACTTTGATATCAAGCAGGTTATCGGCCTTTCTAATGATGATCCTGTCTCTGAGGAATACCGCCCTCTCAAACAAATTATTGAGAGACTCAACCGCACCTTCAAACGTGATTACAGGCCTACCAATGGTTTCAATAGTTTTGATGGTTCTGTGTCGTTCTTAACCCTATTTGTTGCCTATTTTAATTTTCTAAGGCCACACTCAACATTGGAAGGTAAAGTTCCAGTAGTATTGGAAGAACTATCTGCACTTCCCAATATGCCTGCCAGATGGCAGATACTTATTAAGATGTCACAGGCCTATATTAAAACACAACAATCAGCTTAA
- the guaB gene encoding IMP dehydrogenase, with protein sequence MFNDKFIKEGLTFDDVLLIPQKSEILPREVELTTYLTRTIKLNIPLMSSAMDTVTESRMAIAIAREGGIGIIHKNMSIEAQAQEVDKVKRSEHGVIVDPFFLSPQHTLHEANELMGKYRISGVPITENGKLVGILTNRDLRFETNFDKPISEVMTKENLITAPEGTTLEQAQEILRHHKIEKLPIVDKEGNLKGLITIKDIEKAVQYPNSARDKNGRLLAGAAVGVTLDMMERVEALVSAKVDVIVLDSAHGHSRGIIESIKKIKAAYPDLPLIAGNIATGEAAKDLIEAGADAVKVGIGPGSICTTRVVAGIGVPQITAIYDVALAAKQYNIPVIADGGIKYSGDLPKAIAAGADVIMIGSLFAGCEESPGDSEIYQGRRFKVYRGMGSLGAMQEGSKDRYFQEESKKLVPEGVEGRVPYKGPVSDTVFQLLGGLRAGMGYCGTKTIADLKENGKFIKITSAGLKESHPHDIYITKEAPNYSVNP encoded by the coding sequence ATTTTTAACGATAAGTTTATAAAAGAAGGGCTTACATTTGATGATGTACTGCTTATTCCTCAGAAATCTGAAATATTACCTAGAGAAGTGGAGCTTACAACCTATCTTACCAGGACAATCAAGTTAAACATTCCTTTAATGTCTTCTGCAATGGATACGGTAACCGAATCCCGGATGGCAATCGCAATTGCGCGGGAAGGCGGAATCGGAATTATACACAAGAATATGTCTATAGAAGCCCAGGCACAGGAAGTAGATAAAGTAAAGAGATCAGAGCATGGTGTTATTGTGGATCCTTTTTTTCTTTCACCGCAGCATACACTCCATGAAGCCAATGAACTGATGGGAAAATACAGGATTTCCGGGGTCCCAATTACTGAAAATGGTAAGCTCGTAGGTATTCTAACCAATAGGGATTTGAGATTTGAAACAAATTTTGACAAGCCTATCAGTGAAGTAATGACAAAGGAAAATCTTATTACTGCTCCTGAGGGGACAACCCTTGAACAGGCCCAGGAAATTTTAAGACATCATAAGATTGAAAAGCTTCCCATTGTGGATAAGGAAGGTAACCTTAAAGGTTTAATAACAATCAAAGATATTGAAAAAGCTGTTCAGTATCCTAACTCTGCAAGGGATAAGAATGGAAGACTGCTTGCAGGAGCAGCAGTAGGTGTTACCCTGGATATGATGGAAAGAGTAGAAGCCCTTGTAAGTGCAAAAGTGGATGTTATTGTACTGGATTCTGCTCATGGTCATTCCAGGGGCATTATTGAAAGTATAAAAAAAATTAAGGCAGCTTACCCTGATTTACCTCTTATTGCAGGAAACATAGCTACCGGAGAGGCGGCAAAGGATTTGATAGAAGCTGGTGCAGATGCCGTTAAGGTAGGAATAGGTCCCGGTTCCATCTGTACTACCAGGGTTGTAGCCGGTATCGGAGTTCCACAGATCACCGCTATCTATGATGTCGCATTGGCAGCAAAACAGTATAATATTCCTGTAATCGCTGACGGTGGAATAAAATATTCGGGAGATTTGCCTAAAGCTATTGCTGCCGGTGCTGATGTTATCATGATAGGAAGCCTGTTTGCAGGATGTGAAGAAAGCCCTGGGGACTCTGAAATATACCAGGGAAGAAGATTTAAGGTATATAGAGGTATGGGTTCGCTGGGAGCTATGCAGGAAGGCAGTAAAGATAGATACTTCCAGGAAGAGTCCAAAAAGCTTGTTCCGGAAGGTGTAGAAGGTAGAGTACCTTATAAAGGTCCGGTTTCTGACACGGTATTTCAACTGCTGGGAGGCCTAAGGGCAGGAATGGGCTACTGTGGCACTAAAACCATCGCTGATTTGAAGGAGAACGGAAAGTTTATCAAGATCACAAGCGCCGGACTTAAAGAAAGTCATCCTCACGATATTTATATTACAAAAGAAGCACCCAACTACAGTGTAAATCCATGA
- the dusB gene encoding tRNA dihydrouridine synthase DusB — protein sequence MQIGNIQLQNNVFLAPMAGVTDLPFRLLCKEQGCGLVYTEMVSAKGLYYEDKKTETLLQIDEREKPVAVQIFGSDPDIMAQIANEAASTGASIVDINMGCPTPKIVKNGEGSALMLNPNLVGRIVKAVSQAVHLPVTVKVRKGWDEGSINADEIAMIAEENGAKAVTVHGRTREQFYSGKADWDIIKQVKQSVKIPVIGNGDIVTPEDAKKMLEYTGCDGIMIGRGAQGNPWIFSRVIHYLNTGELLPEPTPQEKINKAIENVRLLVQYKGEYVGIREARKHVAWYIKGLRNAARVKEAVNRITTLSEMENLLREYGSDVE from the coding sequence ATGCAAATAGGAAATATTCAGCTGCAAAACAACGTATTTCTTGCTCCCATGGCTGGAGTGACCGATCTTCCTTTCCGCCTGTTGTGCAAGGAACAGGGATGTGGCTTGGTATATACTGAGATGGTAAGTGCAAAGGGGCTGTACTATGAAGATAAAAAAACAGAAACCCTGCTTCAAATCGATGAGCGCGAAAAGCCGGTAGCTGTTCAGATTTTCGGTTCGGATCCTGATATCATGGCACAGATTGCAAATGAGGCAGCTAGTACAGGGGCAAGTATTGTTGATATAAACATGGGCTGCCCAACGCCAAAGATTGTTAAAAATGGAGAGGGATCTGCACTAATGCTAAATCCTAATTTGGTAGGAAGAATTGTAAAAGCAGTTTCACAGGCTGTACATTTGCCCGTTACTGTTAAAGTACGCAAAGGATGGGATGAAGGCAGTATTAACGCTGATGAAATAGCAATGATTGCAGAAGAAAATGGTGCAAAGGCTGTTACAGTCCATGGCCGTACGCGGGAGCAGTTTTACAGCGGAAAAGCGGACTGGGATATTATTAAGCAGGTAAAACAAAGCGTTAAGATTCCTGTTATAGGAAATGGTGATATCGTTACACCCGAAGATGCAAAAAAAATGCTGGAGTATACAGGATGTGATGGAATTATGATAGGCAGGGGTGCGCAGGGCAATCCCTGGATTTTCAGCAGGGTTATCCATTACCTCAATACGGGAGAATTATTACCTGAACCAACACCACAGGAAAAAATCAATAAAGCTATAGAAAATGTCCGGCTGCTGGTGCAATATAAAGGCGAATATGTAGGCATAAGAGAAGCGAGGAAACATGTGGCATGGTATATAAAGGGATTGAGAAATGCGGCGAGAGTAAAAGAAGCAGTGAATAGAATTACTACGTTATCTGAAATGGAGAATCTGCTTAGGGAATATGGAAGTGATGTTGAATAA
- a CDS encoding sugar phosphate isomerase/epimerase family protein — MKISFSTLGCPEWSWEDIVATAKDFGYDGIEVRGIEKELYVPKAKPFLPGELAGTKKHLDELGLSISCITSSCYLHVSEKREQYIHEAKEYIDLAAQLSAPYVRVLGDTDPQPGENVDVQGVIAALKEIGEYGLSKKVMVLIETNGVFASSDVLKEVVQKVNNDGVGVLWDIHHPYRFMNEPLEQTYNTLKEYIKHIHIKDSIVRQGKIQYKMMGQGDIPIKECLTLLKRDGYGGFISLEWVKRWYADLEEPGIVFMQFENYIRDMWNQI; from the coding sequence ATGAAGATTAGTTTTTCTACATTAGGTTGTCCTGAGTGGTCCTGGGAGGATATTGTAGCCACTGCTAAAGATTTTGGCTATGATGGTATTGAAGTTAGAGGTATCGAAAAAGAGCTTTATGTTCCTAAAGCAAAACCTTTTTTACCCGGTGAACTTGCGGGTACTAAAAAACATCTTGATGAACTGGGATTGAGTATATCCTGCATTACCTCGTCCTGTTATTTGCACGTCAGTGAAAAAAGGGAACAGTATATTCATGAAGCAAAGGAATACATAGACCTCGCTGCACAGCTTAGCGCACCTTATGTAAGAGTGTTAGGCGACACAGACCCTCAGCCGGGAGAAAATGTTGATGTTCAAGGTGTTATTGCAGCATTAAAAGAGATTGGAGAGTACGGATTATCAAAGAAGGTTATGGTACTCATAGAGACCAATGGTGTTTTTGCCAGTTCAGATGTATTGAAAGAGGTTGTGCAGAAAGTAAATAACGATGGCGTGGGAGTACTGTGGGACATCCATCACCCCTATAGGTTTATGAATGAACCTTTAGAACAAACCTATAATACGTTAAAAGAATATATTAAGCATATACATATCAAGGATTCCATTGTCCGGCAAGGAAAGATACAGTATAAGATGATGGGACAAGGGGATATCCCTATAAAGGAGTGCCTGACCCTGTTGAAGAGAGACGGGTATGGAGGATTTATCTCCCTTGAGTGGGTAAAGCGATGGTATGCAGACCTTGAAGAACCGGGTATCGTATTTATGCAGTTTGAAAACTATATAAGAGACATGTGGAATCAAATCTAA